GTGCCTCTTTGGGCACCCAGAAAATGTTGAATGCACGATATTCGTCCCGATCTTCCGGATCCGCACCCTGATCACGTTGAGTATCCAACTCGATATACTTCGTTTCAAAAGCATCAGATATATACTTAAGAAATATCAGCCCGAGGACGACATGCTTATACTCTGCCGCGTCCATATTGTTTCGCAATGCGTCGGCTGCAGCCCACAGTTTTGCTTCAAAGCCAAGATTTGCACCATTGCCGTTGAAATTAATGTTCTTTTCTATTGCCATTGAACATGTCCTAAACTATTTCCCGAGCTTGTTTGATACGGGCTATCATAGAAAGAAAGATTGGAAGTCTTTTCGGAAAAAGTGTGGTTGAGCGTTTCCAAAATTATACTCCATCTTTCGGTGAAGTTCCAACCCCATCAGTATTATTTCAAACCACTCTATAGTATTCTAGCTTATTATGTGGTATATTGTATGCAAGGTAACCTTAATTATCTTGCATTCAAAAGACAGAGGATAAGCCAGTGGAGACATCTATTACTGATCGAAATGAAGCTGTATGTTTACTATCAAGTGACGAGAAGAAGATGATTAATCTATGGCTTCAGCAGAATGATAGTCCGCAGACCAGAAGATCCTACTTGAGGACAGCGTCGGAATTTGTTGCGTTTGTTGATAAACCGCTGGTAGGTGTAACTCGTATAGACATTCAGGAGTATAAGAATCATCTGATTGCATCTGATCTAAAGCCAGCCAGCATTAATCAAAGACTGGCTGCTGTGAAGTCTCTGTTATCGGATCTACACAGATCTGGTTATCTGAAGATCAACGTAGGAGCTGCAGTAAAACTACTAAAGGTTCCTGATAGACTGGCAGAGAGGATTCTTGAGCAGCATGAGATTGTTAAGATGATTGCATTAGAAGATAACCCTAGAAACCACGCGATACTTGAGATTCTATATTATACTGGTGCTCGTGTATCTGAGTTAGTCTCTCTGACTTGGAAAGACCTCCAGCCGAGGGATCAGGGAGGACAGGTCACACTTTACGGCAAAGGTGGCAAGACACGCTGGGTCAGACTCAATGATCGGATATGGAATTCCGTCCAGGCATTGAGAGAAGATGCAGGTATCGATGATCCTGTCTTCATATCAAGAAAGCATGGACCCTTAGATACATCCCAAGTTTGGAGGATTGTGAGAGCATCTGCGAAGCGGGCCGGTATTCAAGGAAACGTTTC
The Armatimonadota bacterium genome window above contains:
- a CDS encoding tyrosine-type recombinase/integrase yields the protein METSITDRNEAVCLLSSDEKKMINLWLQQNDSPQTRRSYLRTASEFVAFVDKPLVGVTRIDIQEYKNHLIASDLKPASINQRLAAVKSLLSDLHRSGYLKINVGAAVKLLKVPDRLAERILEQHEIVKMIALEDNPRNHAILEILYYTGARVSELVSLTWKDLQPRDQGGQVTLYGKGGKTRWVRLNDRIWNSVQALREDAGIDDPVFISRKHGPLDTSQVWRIVRASAKRAGIQGNVSPHWLRHGHASHALDAGCPVHVVKDTLGHSSLATTSRYAHARPTESSSDYLP